The following are encoded in a window of Planctomycetia bacterium genomic DNA:
- a CDS encoding DUF1559 domain-containing protein, producing the protein MPIPVGCQCGKRFQAKDELAGKKVKCPGCGNVLTIPELQPAGVGGGIDDLFGPGGGDPMFNSGPLAAPGMGGPGMPGSAGPPRPRRKKGPNMVLIAGIAGGGVGLFLILAVVLVVVLGGRRGGSDVALTPAPIVPAAIPAVAPIAGASTAPPPPTGNAPEVEITTGATPPPSAAPPPSADDEEEATPPADGSAAAESSGDKKAINNAMTSWHAKAEGKFRGAFPAEEDKDEDFIVYHYSWMTQVLPYLGYEKIHKRIDFKKTWTDKDSYFAAQYRIPQFLNASDDRKAWKGYQFPNMGLTHFVGMSGVEEARQEVAATLSRSHERAGIFGYEDVAKESDITDGKSQTIMLIGSGELVGPWILGGGATVRGARAPHVDDATGEKKYDYFNALDGFGSRGQPGALTLMADGSARTLSPNMDPALFRALCTTHGKDTVDLAQAGTALDKFPTQDFDPFKNEAEIKIVIVQRIGDGGDDDDDDDDDDSSSDDDDEEDSGSDDE; encoded by the coding sequence ATGCCCATCCCTGTCGGCTGCCAGTGCGGCAAGCGGTTCCAGGCTAAGGACGAACTAGCGGGCAAGAAGGTCAAATGCCCGGGCTGCGGGAACGTCTTGACGATTCCTGAATTGCAACCGGCGGGCGTGGGCGGCGGGATCGACGACTTGTTCGGCCCCGGCGGCGGCGACCCAATGTTCAACTCCGGCCCGCTAGCGGCGCCCGGCATGGGCGGCCCAGGCATGCCCGGTTCGGCCGGCCCGCCGCGTCCGCGGCGCAAGAAGGGCCCGAACATGGTGCTGATCGCCGGCATCGCCGGCGGCGGCGTGGGCTTGTTCCTGATTCTGGCCGTGGTGCTCGTAGTCGTGCTGGGCGGACGGCGTGGCGGCAGCGACGTGGCGCTAACTCCGGCGCCCATCGTGCCGGCCGCAATTCCGGCCGTCGCGCCGATCGCGGGCGCCTCAACGGCGCCTCCGCCGCCGACAGGCAACGCCCCGGAAGTCGAGATCACCACGGGCGCCACACCGCCCCCATCCGCCGCGCCGCCACCGAGCGCGGACGATGAAGAAGAGGCCACGCCTCCGGCCGACGGCAGCGCCGCGGCGGAAAGCAGCGGCGATAAGAAGGCGATCAACAACGCGATGACCAGTTGGCACGCCAAGGCGGAAGGCAAATTTCGCGGCGCATTTCCGGCCGAAGAAGACAAAGACGAAGACTTCATCGTTTACCACTACAGTTGGATGACGCAGGTGCTGCCGTACCTCGGCTACGAGAAGATCCACAAGCGGATTGACTTCAAAAAGACGTGGACGGACAAAGACAGCTACTTCGCGGCGCAATATCGCATTCCGCAGTTCCTGAACGCGAGCGACGATCGCAAGGCCTGGAAGGGCTACCAGTTTCCGAACATGGGGCTGACCCATTTCGTTGGCATGTCGGGCGTCGAAGAGGCCCGGCAAGAAGTCGCCGCGACGCTCTCGCGCAGCCACGAACGGGCCGGCATCTTCGGCTATGAAGACGTCGCCAAGGAAAGCGACATCACCGACGGAAAAAGTCAGACGATCATGCTGATCGGCTCCGGTGAACTGGTTGGCCCGTGGATTCTGGGCGGCGGCGCCACGGTCCGCGGCGCCCGCGCCCCGCACGTCGACGACGCCACTGGCGAGAAGAAGTACGACTACTTTAACGCGCTCGACGGCTTCGGTTCCCGCGGACAACCCGGCGCGCTGACGTTGATGGCGGACGGCTCGGCCCGCACGCTGTCGCCCAACATGGATCCGGCGCTGTTCCGCGCCCTATGCACCACGCACGGCAAGGACACCGTCGATCTGGCGCAGGCTGGCACGGCATTGGACAAGTTCCCGACGCAGGATTTCGATCCGTTCAAAAACGAAGCAGAGATCAAGATCGTCATCGTGCAGCGCATCGGCGACGGCGGCGACGATGATGATGACGACGACGACGACGATAGCTCCAGTGACGATGACGACGAAGAAGACAGCGGCAGCGACGACGAGTAA